From the genome of Halomonas sp. MCCC 1A13316, one region includes:
- a CDS encoding GDP-mannose mannosyl hydrolase, with amino-acid sequence MDEKQISPRGWLSDDAFGQVVAHTPLISLDFVVTNSEGEWLLGQRQNRPAQGYWFVPGGRVRKNEPLAAAAWRLTTEELGCPKVLVDMRFLGIYEHFYADSVLAQDLSTHYVVLAYQCALSLELESLPRQQHDRYRWWTPSDIGRDASVHPYTQAYLPAVSALPPLNSHQPKPFE; translated from the coding sequence ATGGATGAAAAGCAGATTTCGCCTCGAGGTTGGTTGAGCGACGATGCCTTTGGCCAGGTTGTGGCCCACACTCCGCTGATCTCTTTGGACTTTGTAGTGACCAATTCTGAAGGTGAGTGGTTGCTTGGCCAACGGCAGAATCGTCCAGCTCAGGGTTATTGGTTCGTGCCGGGCGGGCGAGTGCGCAAGAATGAGCCGCTAGCAGCCGCTGCTTGGCGTCTTACTACCGAGGAACTCGGTTGTCCCAAGGTACTGGTCGACATGCGTTTTCTGGGCATTTATGAGCATTTTTACGCAGATAGCGTGCTTGCCCAAGATCTGTCGACTCACTATGTAGTGCTGGCATACCAGTGTGCGCTATCGCTGGAGCTCGAATCTTTGCCGCGCCAGCAACACGATCGATACCGGTGGTGGACCCCCAGTGATATCGGCCGGGATGCATCCGTACACCCCTACACGCAAGCCTACTTACCAGCTGTCTCGGCTCTGCCGCCACTTAACTCTCACCAGCCCAAACCCTTTGAATAA
- a CDS encoding formyltransferase family protein — MQITLLCTNPEHPVNAWLARWQAQHQQDHDVTFCRDKGELPGGDVLFLVSCSQIIDAATRARYRHTLVLHASDLPHGRGWSPHIWALLEGAEAITVSLLDAEDGVDTGAIWAKRTFPVPAHALHDEIHGLLFDTELELMDEALTMISAGGEPAPQPLHITPTYYRKRTPADSEVDPSRPLRDLFPTIRVMDSQRYPAFFRLHGHTYTIVLKKVTEHDDD; from the coding sequence ATGCAGATCACGCTTCTTTGCACAAATCCTGAGCATCCCGTCAACGCCTGGTTGGCCCGTTGGCAGGCGCAGCATCAGCAGGATCATGATGTTACCTTTTGCCGAGATAAAGGCGAACTCCCCGGCGGGGATGTATTATTCCTCGTCTCTTGCAGCCAGATCATTGATGCCGCCACCCGGGCACGCTATCGGCACACTCTGGTACTGCATGCCAGCGACCTGCCGCATGGCCGTGGCTGGAGCCCACACATCTGGGCCCTGCTCGAGGGGGCCGAGGCCATCACGGTGAGCCTGCTTGATGCCGAAGATGGCGTAGACACGGGGGCCATCTGGGCCAAGCGGACTTTCCCAGTGCCGGCTCACGCACTGCATGACGAGATTCACGGTTTGCTGTTCGACACGGAACTGGAGCTGATGGACGAGGCGTTGACGATGATCTCGGCGGGAGGCGAGCCTGCGCCCCAACCCTTACACATTACACCGACGTATTATCGCAAGCGCACGCCAGCAGATAGCGAGGTCGACCCATCTCGACCTCTACGTGACCTGTTCCCAACGATCCGGGTCATGGACTCGCAGCGATATCCGGCGTTCTTTCGCTTGCACGGCCACACATATACCATCGTACTCAAGAAGGTGACAGAACATGACGACGATTAA
- a CDS encoding glycosyltransferase family 2 protein — protein MDKPLTFSVITACFNSQATIGEAIVTLKQQTWSDVEHVVIDGASKDATVVIARSTLGDSDVLVSEPDFGIYDALNKGIAQARGEVIGFLHSDDLYAHTDVLSRVAACFNDPGVGAVYGDLQYVEAANTERVIRHWSAGTFNRDKLKFGWMPPHPTFFMRRELYQEMGGFDLAYRIAGDYDAMLRYLKNEKFKVAYLPEVLVKMRVGGASNGSVRQILRKSREDITAMRNNGINPLVALPCKNISKVPQFIKARLS, from the coding sequence ATGGATAAGCCTCTTACGTTTTCTGTGATTACCGCCTGCTTCAACAGCCAGGCTACTATTGGAGAGGCCATTGTCACTCTGAAACAGCAGACTTGGTCTGATGTCGAGCATGTTGTGATTGATGGAGCTTCAAAAGATGCGACTGTTGTGATAGCTCGTAGTACCCTTGGGGATAGCGATGTTCTTGTTTCAGAGCCTGACTTCGGAATCTATGATGCCTTGAATAAGGGCATTGCCCAGGCTCGTGGTGAAGTGATTGGCTTTTTGCATTCCGATGATCTTTACGCTCATACCGATGTGCTCAGCCGAGTAGCGGCATGCTTCAACGATCCTGGTGTGGGCGCGGTGTATGGTGACTTACAGTACGTCGAAGCGGCGAATACCGAGCGAGTGATACGACACTGGAGTGCTGGTACTTTTAATCGAGATAAATTGAAATTTGGTTGGATGCCGCCGCACCCAACTTTCTTTATGAGACGTGAGCTCTATCAAGAGATGGGGGGGTTCGATTTGGCCTACCGCATCGCTGGTGACTACGATGCCATGCTTCGTTATCTTAAGAACGAGAAATTCAAAGTCGCATACCTCCCCGAAGTGCTGGTCAAGATGCGGGTGGGTGGAGCCAGCAATGGCAGTGTCCGGCAGATTCTTCGGAAGTCACGAGAAGACATCACCGCGATGCGTAACAATGGAATTAACCCTTTGGTGGCATTGCCCTGCAAAAATATCTCAAAGGTTCCTCAGTTTATAAAGGCTCGTTTGAGCTAG
- a CDS encoding mannose-1-phosphate guanylyltransferase/mannose-6-phosphate isomerase: MLTPVIMAGGSGSRLWPLSRQLHPKQFLPLTGKLTMLQETLQRLAALEHSAPLLIGNEEHRFLIAEQLRQQGFHDARIMLEPEGRNTAPAIALAALQAMAEEPEALLLVLAADHLIQDVHAFHSSVIQAQALAKQGHLVTFGVVPTHPETGYGYIQRGETQGDYGYRVHRFVEKPDRDTAVSYLATGDYYWNSGMFLFQAKSYLEELERFQPAMVEACRAALAGANQDLDFIRLDAEAFKACPEDSIDYAVMERTERASVVPLDAGWSDIGSWSALWEVSKRDEQGNACHGDVLMEDSSDLFIHADHRLVATIGVENLVVVETKDAVLVAHKGRVQEVKRIVERLKSEGRSEHHNHREVYRPWGVYDSIENGHRYQVKRITVKPGAKLSVQMHHHRAEHWVVVSGTAKVTNGEKSYLVKEDESTYIPLGQVHALENPGKIPLELIEVQSGSYLGEDDIVRFNDRYGRC; encoded by the coding sequence ATGCTGACGCCCGTGATCATGGCCGGGGGAAGCGGTTCGCGCCTGTGGCCTCTTTCACGCCAGCTCCACCCCAAACAGTTCCTGCCGCTAACCGGCAAGCTCACCATGCTGCAGGAAACCTTGCAGCGGCTAGCGGCGCTTGAGCACTCAGCCCCGCTGTTGATCGGCAATGAAGAGCACCGCTTCCTGATCGCCGAGCAATTGCGACAGCAGGGCTTTCACGATGCTCGCATCATGCTTGAACCGGAAGGGCGCAATACAGCTCCTGCGATTGCCTTGGCGGCGCTACAGGCAATGGCTGAAGAGCCCGAAGCTCTCCTACTTGTGCTAGCTGCCGATCATCTGATTCAGGATGTTCACGCTTTTCACTCAAGCGTAATTCAGGCCCAAGCATTGGCGAAGCAGGGTCACTTGGTGACCTTTGGTGTAGTACCCACCCACCCTGAGACTGGCTACGGCTATATTCAGCGCGGGGAAACGCAGGGCGATTATGGTTATCGAGTCCACCGCTTTGTTGAGAAACCTGACCGGGACACGGCCGTGAGCTATCTGGCGACTGGCGACTATTACTGGAACAGTGGCATGTTTCTGTTCCAAGCCAAGTCCTATCTAGAAGAGTTGGAGCGTTTTCAACCGGCTATGGTCGAGGCCTGCCGTGCGGCCTTGGCAGGTGCCAACCAGGATCTCGACTTCATTCGGCTCGATGCCGAAGCCTTCAAGGCCTGCCCGGAGGACTCCATCGACTATGCCGTAATGGAGCGGACGGAGCGTGCCAGTGTGGTGCCGTTGGACGCCGGCTGGAGCGATATTGGGTCATGGTCGGCCCTGTGGGAAGTCAGTAAGCGTGACGAGCAGGGTAACGCTTGTCATGGCGATGTGCTGATGGAAGATAGCAGTGACCTGTTTATCCATGCGGATCATCGCCTGGTCGCCACGATTGGCGTCGAGAATCTCGTGGTAGTTGAAACCAAGGATGCTGTGCTGGTGGCCCATAAGGGTCGTGTGCAGGAGGTCAAGCGCATCGTCGAGCGTCTCAAGTCAGAAGGACGGAGCGAGCATCACAACCATCGCGAGGTCTACCGTCCCTGGGGTGTGTATGACAGCATCGAAAATGGCCACCGCTATCAGGTTAAGCGGATCACTGTAAAGCCTGGTGCCAAGCTCTCCGTGCAGATGCACCACCACCGCGCCGAACATTGGGTGGTGGTTTCTGGTACCGCCAAGGTTACCAATGGCGAGAAGAGCTACCTGGTGAAAGAGGACGAATCGACTTATATCCCGCTTGGACAAGTACATGCGTTGGAAAATCCTGGCAAGATCCCGTTGGAGCTTATTGAGGTACAGTCGGGTTCCTATCTGGGCGAAGATGATATAGTTCGCTTTAACGACCGCTACGGACGCTGCTGA
- the fcl gene encoding GDP-L-fucose synthase, with the protein MEDKLHQRIFVAGHRGMVGSAIVRRLQALGYSNILTASRDELDLTAQPQVQAFFARHAIDQVYLAAAKVGGIHANNTFPAEFLYQNLMIEANVIHAAHQTGVHRLLFLGSSCIYPKHAEQPMREDALLTGMLEPTNEPYAIAKIAGIKLCESYNRQHGHDYRSVMPTNLYGPNDNFHPENSHVIPALLRRFHEAKVNEDPEVVVWGSGTPMREFLHVDDMAAASVHVMELDADTYAAHTEPMLSHINVGTGVDCTIRELAETIKRVTGYTGELRFDASKPDGTPRKLLDVSRLNALGWQAGITLEAGLQDAYQWFLENQNRFRG; encoded by the coding sequence ATGGAAGATAAGCTGCACCAGAGAATATTCGTTGCCGGCCATCGTGGTATGGTGGGTTCTGCTATTGTGCGCCGCTTGCAGGCGCTGGGCTATTCCAACATCCTAACCGCCTCGCGCGACGAGCTTGATCTGACCGCTCAGCCACAGGTGCAGGCTTTCTTTGCACGTCACGCAATCGATCAGGTCTATCTGGCTGCGGCCAAGGTGGGGGGCATCCATGCCAATAACACCTTTCCTGCCGAGTTTCTTTATCAGAACCTTATGATCGAGGCCAACGTCATCCATGCTGCCCACCAAACGGGCGTGCACCGTCTGCTGTTTCTGGGTTCGTCATGCATCTACCCCAAGCATGCCGAACAACCTATGCGCGAAGATGCTCTGCTGACTGGAATGCTCGAGCCTACCAACGAGCCCTATGCCATAGCCAAGATCGCTGGCATCAAACTCTGCGAGAGCTACAATCGGCAGCACGGCCACGATTACCGTAGTGTCATGCCCACTAACCTCTATGGCCCCAACGACAACTTTCACCCTGAAAACTCCCATGTCATTCCTGCGCTGTTGCGTCGTTTCCATGAAGCGAAGGTCAACGAAGACCCAGAAGTCGTGGTGTGGGGAAGCGGGACGCCGATGCGTGAATTCCTGCATGTGGATGATATGGCCGCGGCCAGCGTGCATGTGATGGAACTGGATGCAGATACCTATGCGGCACATACCGAACCGATGCTTTCACATATCAATGTTGGTACTGGAGTGGATTGCACCATCCGTGAGTTGGCGGAGACCATCAAGCGGGTCACCGGCTATACAGGCGAGCTGCGCTTTGATGCCAGCAAACCCGATGGCACCCCGCGCAAGCTGTTGGATGTCTCGCGGCTAAACGCGTTGGGATGGCAAGCAGGTATTACGCTAGAGGCGGGCCTTCAGGATGCCTACCAGTGGTTCCTTGAAAACCAGAACCGTTTCCGCGGTTAA
- a CDS encoding exopolysaccharide biosynthesis polyprenyl glycosylphosphotransferase gives MVVAILFFTREEYTRQVLFVSFLMSLGWFYLAFFLGRRYRRMKLGVVPVGRVGELEPTPDIELRSLTHPDLGGVRYDGVVADLHAEELSPEWERFLARCTLHHIPVYHVRQIQESMSGRVRIEHLTENEYGSLLPSLSYQGVKRFIDLVAALLLLPLLAPIMLATAIAIRLDSPGPALFIQRRMGFRAVPFRVYKFRSMYMDQKGLGFTAGDDDPRITRVGRFIRKYRLDELPQLFNVIKGEMSFIGPRPESMELSDWYERDVPFFSYRHVVRPGISGWAQVEQGYAAEVDGMTTKLQYDFYYIKHFSLWLDILIAFKTLKTIVTGYGSR, from the coding sequence TTGGTAGTCGCAATTCTCTTCTTTACTCGCGAGGAGTACACCCGTCAGGTTCTGTTCGTCAGTTTCCTGATGAGCCTCGGCTGGTTCTATTTGGCCTTCTTCCTGGGGCGCCGCTACAGGCGCATGAAGCTCGGGGTGGTACCGGTAGGGCGTGTCGGTGAATTGGAGCCCACGCCAGATATCGAACTGCGCAGCCTGACGCATCCCGATTTGGGGGGCGTCCGCTACGATGGTGTCGTGGCGGATCTCCATGCTGAGGAACTTTCACCCGAGTGGGAGAGATTCCTGGCGCGCTGCACGTTGCACCACATTCCCGTTTACCATGTTAGGCAAATTCAGGAATCGATGTCGGGGCGGGTACGCATCGAGCATCTCACCGAGAACGAATACGGTAGTCTGTTGCCCTCGCTGAGTTATCAAGGAGTGAAACGCTTTATCGACCTGGTCGCGGCGCTGTTGCTGCTACCGTTGCTGGCCCCCATCATGCTGGCTACTGCCATCGCCATTCGCCTGGACAGCCCAGGCCCAGCACTGTTCATTCAGCGCCGAATGGGCTTTCGCGCCGTGCCGTTCAGGGTCTACAAGTTCCGCAGCATGTATATGGACCAGAAAGGCCTGGGCTTCACGGCAGGAGACGATGACCCTCGTATCACTCGGGTGGGGCGCTTCATTCGCAAGTACCGCCTCGACGAGCTGCCGCAGCTGTTCAACGTGATCAAGGGAGAGATGAGCTTCATCGGGCCGCGCCCCGAATCCATGGAACTCTCCGATTGGTATGAGCGCGACGTGCCGTTTTTCAGCTATCGCCATGTGGTACGGCCGGGTATTTCCGGCTGGGCCCAGGTGGAGCAGGGCTATGCCGCCGAGGTGGATGGCATGACCACCAAGCTGCAGTACGACTTCTACTACATCAAGCACTTTTCCCTGTGGCTGGATATTCTCATTGCCTTCAAGACGCTCAAGACGATCGTGACGGGTTATGGGTCCAGATAG
- the gmd gene encoding GDP-mannose 4,6-dehydratase, with protein sequence MKKHKVALITGVTGQDGSYLAELLLAKGYEVHGIKRRASLFNTQRVDHIYQDPHVENQNFVLHYGDLSDSSNLTRIIQQVQPDEVYNLAAQSHVAVSFESPEYTADVDALGTLRILEAIRLLGLEKKTRFYQASTSELFGQVQETPQRETTPFYPRSPYAAAKLYAYWITVNYRESYGMYACNGILFNHESPRRGETFVTRKITRGLANIAQGLEACLYMGNMDALRDWGHAKDYVRMQWMMLQQDEAEDFVIATGKQIAVRDFIRMSAEELGITLRFEGQGVDEVAIVENIQGEQVPALQVGDVIVRVDPRYFRPAEVETLLGDPSKAKAKLGWVPEITVEEMCAEMVAEDLKVAKRHALLKQHGYEIPVTVEG encoded by the coding sequence ATGAAAAAGCATAAGGTAGCTTTAATAACGGGTGTGACAGGCCAAGATGGATCATATTTGGCTGAGTTGTTACTTGCGAAAGGCTATGAAGTCCATGGTATCAAGCGCCGTGCTTCACTGTTCAATACCCAACGGGTTGACCATATCTACCAAGATCCACACGTGGAAAACCAGAATTTCGTACTGCACTATGGCGATCTTTCGGATTCCTCGAACCTGACACGGATCATTCAGCAGGTGCAGCCGGATGAGGTTTACAATCTGGCGGCACAGTCGCACGTCGCGGTGAGCTTCGAATCCCCCGAGTACACCGCTGATGTAGATGCCCTGGGTACTCTGCGAATCCTTGAAGCGATTCGTCTATTAGGTCTGGAGAAGAAGACTCGCTTTTATCAGGCGTCTACTTCAGAGCTGTTCGGCCAAGTGCAGGAAACCCCGCAGCGCGAAACTACACCATTCTATCCTCGTTCACCTTACGCTGCTGCTAAGCTATACGCCTACTGGATCACAGTGAATTATCGTGAATCCTACGGCATGTATGCATGCAATGGCATCTTGTTTAACCATGAGTCTCCGCGCAGGGGTGAAACCTTTGTTACCCGCAAGATCACCCGCGGGTTAGCTAACATTGCGCAAGGTCTCGAAGCATGCCTCTATATGGGTAACATGGATGCGCTGCGCGACTGGGGGCATGCCAAGGACTACGTTCGCATGCAGTGGATGATGCTGCAGCAGGACGAGGCTGAGGACTTCGTGATTGCTACCGGTAAACAGATCGCGGTGCGTGACTTCATTCGCATGAGTGCAGAAGAGTTGGGCATCACACTGCGTTTTGAAGGGCAGGGTGTTGATGAAGTCGCCATTGTAGAGAACATCCAAGGCGAGCAGGTGCCAGCACTTCAAGTGGGTGATGTGATCGTACGGGTCGACCCTCGCTATTTTCGTCCCGCGGAGGTAGAGACGCTGCTCGGCGATCCCAGCAAGGCTAAGGCTAAATTAGGCTGGGTGCCTGAAATCACCGTTGAAGAGATGTGTGCCGAGATGGTGGCCGAAGACCTCAAGGTGGCCAAGCGGCATGCCTTGCTCAAGCAACATGGATACGAGATACCGGTCACCGTGGAGGGCTGA
- the pseI gene encoding pseudaminic acid synthase has translation MTTINIDGRVIGSEQPPYIIAELSANHNGSIDTAFKIIEEAKRAGADAIKLQTYRPDTITLNSDLPDFQITEGLWKGRTLYELYQWAHTPWEWHKPLFEHARKLGITVFSSPFDTTAVDLLEELGAPAYKIASFEAVDLPLIEYVAQTGKPMIISTGMADAEEIQEAIDAARGAGCKQLAILHCVSGYPAPPEDYNLRTIPDMIERFGLVTGLSDHTIDNTTAISSVALGASLIEKHFTLNRNGGGPDDSFSLEPTELAALCRDANTAWQAVGQIDYGRKSSEQSNIQFRRSLYYVKNLDVGEVITADSIRSVRPGFGMSPKEFKNIIGVKVLKKINKYEPVKREDFDAH, from the coding sequence ATGACGACGATTAATATTGACGGCCGAGTGATCGGTTCCGAACAGCCTCCATATATCATTGCCGAGTTATCGGCCAACCATAATGGCAGTATCGATACAGCATTCAAGATAATTGAGGAAGCCAAGCGAGCTGGCGCCGATGCCATCAAGCTGCAGACGTACCGGCCAGATACCATCACCCTGAATAGTGACCTGCCAGACTTCCAGATCACAGAAGGGTTGTGGAAAGGGCGTACGCTTTATGAGCTTTATCAATGGGCACACACACCTTGGGAATGGCACAAACCACTTTTCGAGCATGCCCGCAAGCTCGGCATTACGGTCTTCAGCTCCCCGTTTGATACTACCGCTGTGGATCTGCTGGAAGAGCTTGGCGCCCCAGCCTATAAGATTGCTTCATTCGAGGCGGTCGATCTTCCATTAATTGAGTACGTTGCCCAGACCGGTAAGCCGATGATCATCTCTACTGGTATGGCCGACGCCGAGGAGATACAGGAAGCTATTGACGCTGCCCGAGGAGCCGGCTGTAAGCAGCTAGCCATCTTGCACTGTGTCAGCGGCTACCCGGCACCACCAGAAGACTATAATTTGCGTACCATCCCCGATATGATTGAGCGCTTCGGGTTGGTGACTGGGCTTTCCGACCACACCATCGACAATACAACGGCTATTTCAAGTGTGGCATTAGGCGCTAGTCTGATCGAAAAGCACTTTACACTAAATCGTAATGGTGGCGGACCTGATGATAGTTTCTCTCTAGAGCCGACAGAACTTGCCGCGCTCTGTCGCGATGCAAATACCGCCTGGCAAGCGGTGGGCCAGATTGATTATGGAAGAAAGTCAAGCGAGCAAAGCAATATCCAGTTTCGTCGCTCACTGTATTACGTCAAGAATCTGGATGTGGGGGAAGTAATAACGGCTGATTCTATCCGTAGTGTTAGGCCGGGGTTTGGTATGTCACCAAAGGAGTTTAAAAACATAATAGGTGTAAAGGTGTTGAAGAAAATCAATAAGTACGAGCCTGTTAAAAGAGAAGATTTTGATGCCCATTAA